A region of Pyxidicoccus parkwaysis DNA encodes the following proteins:
- a CDS encoding type 1 glutamine amidotransferase domain-containing protein → MRILIVLTSHDTLGDTGKKTGFYLSELTHALDVFTRAGLEVDYVSPKGGKAPMDGVSRDDAINRAFLDDAKQLARIDATLRPEQVDLARYDAIYVPGGHGTMFDLPKDERINALIGTLYARGGAVAAVCHGPAALVNAKLPDGRYLVAGKDVSAFTNEEEAAVKLTEVVPFLLESKLIERGAHQTKVPNFQQHVVVSERLVTGQNPASAAAVAEALVRVLTPQRQATGTR, encoded by the coding sequence ATGCGCATCCTCATCGTCCTCACCAGCCACGACACCCTCGGCGACACCGGGAAGAAGACGGGCTTCTACCTGTCCGAGCTCACCCACGCGCTCGACGTCTTCACCCGCGCGGGCCTGGAGGTGGACTACGTCAGCCCCAAGGGCGGCAAGGCCCCCATGGACGGCGTGTCGCGAGACGACGCCATCAACCGCGCCTTCCTCGACGACGCGAAGCAACTGGCCCGCATCGACGCGACGCTGCGTCCGGAGCAGGTGGACCTCGCGCGGTACGACGCCATCTACGTGCCGGGCGGGCACGGCACCATGTTCGACCTGCCGAAGGACGAGCGCATCAACGCGCTCATCGGCACCCTCTACGCGCGTGGTGGCGCGGTGGCCGCCGTGTGCCACGGTCCCGCGGCGCTGGTGAATGCGAAGCTGCCGGACGGCCGCTACCTCGTGGCGGGCAAGGACGTCTCCGCCTTCACCAACGAGGAGGAGGCCGCGGTGAAGCTCACCGAGGTCGTTCCCTTCCTCCTGGAGTCGAAGCTCATCGAGCGCGGCGCGCACCAAACGAAGGTCCCCAACTTCCAGCAGCACGTGGTGGTGAGCGAGCGGCTCGTCACGGGGCAGAACCCCGCGTCCGCCGCCGCCGTGGCCGAGGCGCTGGTGCGCGTGCTCACGCCCCAGCGTCAGGCCACCGGCACGCGATGA
- the cglB gene encoding adventurous gliding motility lipoprotein CglB, protein MRTRPTLLSAVAFGACVSALAGACQVYDFERVEPLAISQTTVEEDVNVRNSKPNVMLLVDTSGSMTEPVDPSDPDCKLPDGDICFDDFPCNPAVCPTRWTELQAAAPKFLADTGSLVRFGLVTYPDTRSETGLEAFCRSASAASTSMQKDLPSADDDATLLAHANSINDILQKIPNAGAGRPRGGTPTSLSLRFVKDLPGLQDTQREQFVVLLTDGLPNCNAENVYEDDDPQCRCTQPSGCAQVGKSGCLDMDASVTAVRELAAKHITTIVIGFGSETATGNGPAVLDAMARAGGFARTCEAGETSCGPGDPCDPVTHLCQRTFYQAGNQAELAQALEDISNAVRREDPCLIKLDPSQLPSDPKLVAVYVEGERIVSGDGTWVLTDKGVLFNGAMCERILATTPESRLNIKVRAIRQR, encoded by the coding sequence ATGCGCACCAGACCGACCTTGCTGAGCGCCGTTGCTTTTGGCGCTTGCGTGAGCGCTCTCGCGGGAGCCTGCCAGGTCTATGACTTCGAGCGCGTCGAGCCGCTCGCCATCTCGCAGACCACCGTCGAGGAGGACGTCAACGTCCGCAACAGCAAGCCCAACGTCATGCTGCTGGTGGACACCTCCGGCTCCATGACGGAGCCGGTGGACCCGTCGGACCCGGACTGCAAGCTGCCGGATGGCGATATCTGCTTCGACGATTTCCCCTGCAACCCCGCCGTCTGTCCCACGCGCTGGACGGAGCTGCAGGCCGCCGCGCCGAAGTTCCTCGCGGACACCGGCTCCCTCGTCCGCTTCGGACTGGTGACCTATCCGGACACGCGAAGTGAGACAGGGCTCGAGGCGTTCTGCAGGTCCGCGTCAGCTGCGTCCACCTCCATGCAGAAGGACCTGCCCTCGGCGGACGACGATGCGACGCTGCTGGCGCATGCCAACTCCATCAACGACATCCTCCAGAAGATTCCCAATGCCGGGGCCGGGCGGCCCAGGGGCGGCACTCCGACGAGCCTGAGCCTGCGCTTCGTGAAGGACCTGCCCGGGCTCCAGGACACGCAGCGCGAGCAGTTCGTCGTGCTGCTCACGGACGGGTTGCCCAACTGCAACGCGGAGAATGTCTACGAGGATGACGACCCGCAGTGCCGGTGTACGCAGCCGAGCGGCTGCGCGCAGGTGGGGAAGTCGGGCTGCCTGGACATGGACGCGTCGGTGACGGCGGTGCGCGAGCTGGCCGCCAAACACATCACCACCATCGTCATCGGCTTCGGCTCGGAGACGGCGACGGGCAACGGCCCCGCGGTGCTGGACGCCATGGCGCGCGCCGGCGGCTTCGCCCGCACCTGCGAGGCGGGCGAGACCTCCTGCGGGCCGGGTGACCCGTGCGACCCCGTCACGCACCTGTGCCAGCGCACCTTCTATCAAGCCGGCAACCAGGCCGAGCTGGCCCAGGCCCTGGAGGACATCAGCAACGCCGTGCGCCGGGAAGACCCGTGCCTCATCAAGCTGGACCCGTCCCAGCTTCCCTCGGACCCGAAGCTGGTGGCCGTCTACGTCGAGGGGGAGCGGATCGTCTCGGGTGACGGCACCTGGGTGCTCACGGACAAGGGCGTGCTCTTCAACGGGGCGATGTGTGAGCGCATCCTCGCGACCACCCCGGAGTCGCGCCTCAACATCAAAGTGCGCGCCATCCGCCAGCGCTGA
- a CDS encoding DUF4123 domain-containing protein: MSDPVAALLRVFAEEAARAPGTQLYAILDGARDSRVHRRVLDGRFAHSCLYAGKLPPELIEVAPYLVRLEPDHPLAMALLAEAWGNSWGIFLRARPGLEPLRKHFRRFLKVRDEQGKSLVFRYYDPRVLRVYLPTCTAVELDFLFGDVLQLYAESERGDALLAYSREGGQLTRRTLPLWSAPRVEA, from the coding sequence GTGAGCGACCCGGTCGCCGCGCTGCTCCGCGTCTTCGCCGAGGAGGCCGCGCGCGCACCCGGCACGCAGCTCTACGCCATCCTCGACGGGGCACGGGACTCGCGCGTCCACCGGCGGGTGCTGGACGGCCGCTTCGCGCACAGCTGCCTCTACGCGGGGAAGCTGCCGCCGGAGCTCATCGAGGTGGCCCCCTACCTCGTCCGGCTGGAGCCGGACCACCCCCTGGCCATGGCCCTGCTGGCCGAGGCCTGGGGCAACAGCTGGGGCATCTTCCTGCGCGCCCGCCCGGGCCTGGAGCCGCTGCGCAAGCACTTCCGCCGCTTCCTCAAGGTGCGCGACGAGCAGGGCAAGTCCCTGGTGTTCCGCTACTACGACCCACGCGTGCTGCGCGTCTACCTCCCCACCTGCACCGCCGTGGAGCTGGACTTCCTCTTCGGCGACGTCCTCCAGCTCTACGCCGAGTCCGAACGCGGCGACGCACTGCTCGCCTACTCGCGCGAGGGTGGCCAGCTCACACGCAGGACGCTGCCCCTGTGGAGCGCCCCGCGCGTGGAGGCGTGA
- the ureG gene encoding urease accessory protein UreG produces MHDDHRGHGHDDHDHEHEEWDHPGHFDEREEPKKRDYKSRAFTIGIGGPVGSGKTALVLALCRKLRDRVRLGVVTNDIFTKEDAEFLVRNQALSPERIKAVETGGCPHAAIREDISHNLMALEQLMEELSPELLIVESGGDNLAAQYSRELADYTVYVIDVAGGDKVPRKGGPGITQSDLLIINKTDLAPHVGADLGVMERDAKKMRGSGPFVFTQVTRGVGLDEVVEHLLGAWRQRTAA; encoded by the coding sequence ATGCACGACGACCACCGCGGCCACGGCCACGACGACCATGACCACGAGCACGAGGAGTGGGACCACCCGGGCCACTTCGACGAGCGCGAGGAGCCGAAGAAGCGCGACTACAAGTCACGCGCGTTCACCATCGGCATCGGCGGGCCGGTGGGCAGCGGGAAGACGGCGCTGGTGCTGGCCCTGTGCCGCAAGCTGAGAGACCGCGTGCGCCTGGGCGTCGTCACCAACGACATCTTCACCAAGGAGGACGCCGAGTTCCTCGTGCGCAACCAGGCCCTCTCCCCCGAGCGCATCAAGGCGGTGGAGACGGGCGGCTGCCCCCACGCGGCCATCCGCGAGGACATCAGCCACAACCTGATGGCGCTGGAGCAGCTCATGGAGGAGCTGAGCCCGGAGCTGCTCATCGTGGAGAGCGGCGGTGACAACCTGGCGGCGCAGTACAGCCGCGAACTGGCGGACTACACCGTGTACGTCATCGACGTGGCCGGCGGAGACAAGGTGCCGCGCAAGGGCGGCCCCGGAATCACCCAGTCAGATTTGCTCATCATCAACAAGACGGACCTGGCGCCACATGTGGGTGCGGACCTGGGCGTCATGGAGCGCGACGCGAAGAAGATGCGCGGCAGCGGGCCCTTCGTCTTCACCCAGGTGACCCGGGGCGTAGGCCTGGACGAGGTGGTGGAGCACCTGCTCGGTGCGTGGCGGCAGCGCACCGCCGCCTGA